The following are from one region of the Lynx canadensis isolate LIC74 chromosome D4, mLynCan4.pri.v2, whole genome shotgun sequence genome:
- the CHMP5 gene encoding charged multivesicular body protein 5, which translates to MNRFFGKAKPKAPPPSLTDCIGTVDSRAESIDKKISRLDAELVKYKDQIKKMREGPAKNMVKQKALRVLKQKRMYEQQRDNLAQQSFNMEQANYTIQSLKDTKTTVDAMKLGVKEMKKAYKQVKIDQIEDLQDQLEDMMEDASEIQEALSRSYGTPELDEDDLEAELDALGDELLADEDSSYLDEAASAPAIPEGVPTDTKNKDGVLVDEFGLPQIPAS; encoded by the exons ATGAACCGATTCTTCGGAAAAGCGAAACCCAAGGCTCCGCCGCCCAGCCTGACTGACTGCATTGGCACG GTGGACAGCAGGGCAGAATCTATTGACAAGAAGATTTCTCGACTGGATGCTGAGCTAGTGAAGTATAAGGATCAGATCAAGAAGATGAGAGAGGGTCCTGCCAAG aATATGGTCAAACAGAAAGCCTTGAGGGTTTTAAAGCAAAAGCGGAT GTATGAGCAGCAGCGGGACAATCTCGCCCAACAGTCATTTAACATGGAACAAGCCAATTACACCATCCAGTCATTGAAGGACACCAAGACCACG GTTGATGCTATGAAACTCGGagtaaaggaaatgaagaaagcatACAAGCAAGTGAAAATTGACCAGATTGAG GATTTACAAGACCAGCTAGAAGATATGATGGAAGATGCCagtgaaatccaagaagcactgAGCCGTAGTTATGGCACCCCAGAATTAGACGAAGATGACCTGGAAGCAG AGTTGGATGCACTGGGTGACGAGCTTCTGGCTGATGAAGACAGTTCTTACTTGGATGAAGCGGCATCTGCACCTGCAATTCCAGAAGGCGTTCCCACTGACACAAAGAATAAG GATGGAGTCCTGGTGGATGAATTTGGATTACCACAGATCCCTGCTTCATAG
- the SPINK4 gene encoding serine protease inhibitor Kazal-type 4 encodes MAVRLWVVALALAALLIVDREVPVSVEGKFTFSRMPICEHMAESPICSQTSIPVCGTDGVTYDSECQLCLTRLKTKQDIQIVKDGKC; translated from the exons ATGGCTGTCCGCCTGTGGGTGGTTGCCCTGGCCTTGGCCGCCCTCCTCATTGTGGACAGGG AAGTGCCAGTGTCCGTGGAGGGAAAGTTCACTTTCTCAAGAATG CCCATCTGTGAGCACATGGCGGAATCTCCAATCTGTTCCCAGACATCCATCCCGGTCTGTGGCACTGATGGGGTTACATATGACAGTGAATGCCAGCTCTGCTTGACCCGGCT GAAAACCAAACAGGACATCCAGATTGTGAAGGATGGCAAATGCTGA
- the BAG1 gene encoding BAG family molecular chaperone regulator 1, protein MATGGLSVTVTHSNEKHDLHVIPQQGWSEPIVQDLAQVVEEATGVPLPFQKLIFKGKSLKEMEKPLSALGIQNGCRVMLIGKKNSPEEEVELKKLKDLEKSVEKTADQLEELNKELTGIQQGFLAKDLQAEALCKLDKRVKATIEQFMKILEEIDTLILPENFKDSRLKRKGLVKRVQAFLAECDTVEQNICQETERLRSTNLALAE, encoded by the exons ATGGCGACAGGCGGCCTCAGCGTGACCGTCACCCACA gcAATGAGAAGCATGATCTTCACGTTATCCCGCAACAGGGCTGGAGTGAGCCAATTGTCCAAGACCTGGCCCAGGTTGTTGAGGAGGCCACAGGGGTCCCACTGCCTTTTCAGAAACTTATATTTAAGG GAAAATCTCTGAAGGAAATGGAGAAGCCATTGTCAGCACTTGGAATACAAAATGGTTGCCGAGTCATGTTAATTGGGAAGAAG aACAGTCCAGAGGAGGAGGTTGAACTAAAGAAGTTGAAAGATTTGGAGAAGTCTGTGGAGAAGACAGCTGACCAACTGGAAGAGTTGAATAAAGAGCTTACTGGAATCCAGCAG GGCTTTCTGGCCAAGGATTTGCAAGCTGAAGCTCTCTGCAAACTTGATAAGAGAGTAAAAGCCACAATTGAGCAATTTATGAAGATCTTGGAAGAGATTGACACACTG ATTCTGCCAGAAAATTTCAAAGACAGTAGACTGAAAAGGAAGGGTTTGGTGAAAAGGGTTCAG GCATTCCTAGCTGAATGTGACACCGTGGAACAGAACATCTGCCAGGAGACAGAGCGGCTACGGTCCACAAACTTAGCTCTCGCTGAGTGA